A segment of the uncultured Desulfobulbus sp. genome:
CTCCGTTTCCACAGATGGAATCAATTGGACGGACGTCATGAACATCAGTAACAGCACCGCTACTTCTGTTGTCGCTCTTCCGAGCGGTACCTGGAGCTACTTGAAACTCGTTGACACTACCTTGGCCACCTCACCAAACAGTGCCAGCACCGATGGTTTTGATGTAGATGTTATTGGTGTGGTTAATACTGTTCCTGAACCCGCCACCATGGCACTTCTGGGCACAGGCATCCTGGGACTGGCTGGGTTGACCCGTCGTCGGAAATAAGCCGCACGCAACTGCTTTAGCAGGAATATAAAAAAAGGTCCCGGTTAATTCCGGGACTTTTTTTATCTGCGAATCGCCCTGCACAGCAATTGCGAAAACAGCCCCAAATCATCCGCGAGAACTGCTTGCAAGTCATGCCCGCGAAGATCAGAAAAATTCAAACGCTGCCTTCCCTTTTTTCCGTCTCACCCAATTCAACCCCTGTTGAACAGTCACTCGACTGACAATACCTTGCAGCAGTTGTCTCTTCCCCGGAAAATCTATAAGGCAAAGACCTATTATCATCGTCAAAATCCCTTGTCCTGGCAAAAAGAGCATGACAAATCCGGCCAATAGTAGAAGTACTCCTACAATATTTCGCAAGACGAGCCTCAAAAGCCCCATCCCTAAATGCTGCCGAGGTTGCTGTGTAGAGCGCTGCCAATTGGATACAAAATAATCAACAGGCAAACGACCAATTATCCAGGGAACAGCGAGTATACTCAAAACAAAGGTGCACAGGGAAAAAAGCCCTAGTATCTCCAGCATTCTAAAATCCCAAGTTATTTGTTCGAAAACTGAGACCTCTCCAGCAAAATCACCTCCAGCCTACGCTTGGGCACATGATGCACACCATGTTCATCGTGCCAGTAGCGGACATCTCCGTCTTCACCGATTTCCTCGATCACCACCTCCTCAGCCGGATAGCCCAGCGCCACAACGAGAAGGGGAGTATACCGCTCAGGCAGGCTCAATCGATCCTTGATCTTTTCTCGAGAAAAGGCGCCAATTCGGCAACCATAGATCCCCGCCTCAGCTGCCCCAAGAAGCATATTCTGGGTGGCAATTCCAAGATCAAAATGGGCTTCAGTTTCCGGGCCTTTTTGCAGCGTGTTATCCAACAGACAAATGATATAGGCTGAAGGGCGCTCGCCAGCTTCAGGACCTGCCCAGTGAGGCAGGTAGCCCGCCCAGGCAAGTAGAGGAAAGAGCTCATCCCGCTCCGATGTATCCGTTATCACCATATACTTAAGTGATTGGGCGTTGCGGGCTGAACCTCCAAAGCGCGCCAGATCAATAAGCCTGTGGATCACCTCTGAGGCAATACTTTTTTCTTCCTGAAACCGACGCACGGTTCGAGTCTTACATACAAGCTCGCTTATCATGTATTCATCCTCTGATTGTGTGTTTTTAACTTTCAAAGACTGTAGAAAGTGACCAGCAGCAAAGATAACCTCTGCGCAAGGTGCTCTTTCTCTTGTTTGCTTTTCCCTGCCATGATAAATATTTAAGCAATAAAAATAAATTTTCACATCGTATTAACCACCATGTTTGATGCACTCCAATCCATACGCATGCTGGATATTTTTGATATCCTCATCGTTTCATTTATCATTTACCGGATCATCCTCCTCATCCGCGGCACTCGGGCCGTGCAGATGCTGGTTGGCATCGCGCTTATAATTATCATCTATTTCTTTTCGGGCAAGTTTGAACTGCAGACGCTTCACTGGCTATTAAAAAACTTTCTTGGCTCTATTCTGGTTGTCATTGTTATTCTTTTCCAGACAGACATTCGCCGGGCCCTCACCCAGATGGGAAGAAGCCCTTTTCATGCTCCCGGCAAGGTGGGCGATCGAGAAGTTGAGGAGCTCATTCGTGCCGCCAGCTTCATGGCCAGACGACGCATTGGCGCCCTACTGGTGATAGAACGGGATAACGGTCTACGCGACTACCTCGATAGCGGTCACAGACTCGATGCTCTCCTGAAAGCAGAACTCCTGATGGCCATCTTCCTCTCGGCTTCCCCCATGCATGATGGAGCGGTTATTATCAGCAAAGGGAAAATTCATTCCGCTGGCTGTCTGCTGCCACTTTCTCGTAACCCTGCCATCAATAAACGGTACGGCACGCGCCACCGTGCAGCCCTTGGCCTCTCAGAGGAAAGCGATGCGGTGATCATTGTCGTCTCCGAGGAAACCCAAGAAATCTCACTGGTACAAGAAGGCGAAATCACCAGTTATCATGATGAAAAATATTTAACCAATGCCCTCAACGCACTTTTTGCCCATCCGATGAAGCAATCTCTACTGACACGACTTTTGGGCAGGAGAGGTTAAGCCCATGCCTGATATCAGAACACTCTCCCGCGACTGGTTACTCAAACTGCTCGCGCTTATTATTGGCGCCAGTCTCTGGTATTTTGTGGTGGGAGAAGACCGGGTCGACCTCATCGTCACCATGCCCCTTGAGATCCGCAACCTGCCCACTGACCTGGTGATTGCCAACCAGTACAAAAAAGACATCGAACTGGCTATTAGTGGCCCCAGGCGCCTGATTCAGGAAATGCGCCAGCAAAATATTTCTCTGCCCATTGATCTCAGCCTGGCCAAACCTGGGGCCATGGTCATTCAGAATGAAGCCGAGTCTATTCCCCTGCCCCAGGGCATCAGTGTACAGCGCGTGCAACCCGCCACCATCACCTTGCTCATCGACCAGCTCATCCAGAAAAAATTTACCATTGAACCGGTCACCACCGGGCATGTCTCTGAAGATTTCAATTTAGAAAGTCTCCGCCTCACCCCCCCGGCGATCACCGTAACCGGCCCTAAAAGCACCCTGGATAAAGAACAGGGGTTACGTACCTTTCCCATCGATCTCTCGGGGCTGGATCACACATCTACCCTCCAGGTGCATCTTGATCTCAACGAATCATTAGTTAATCTCATCGGCGAAACCGTGATTGAAGTCAACGTCGCCCTCCAGGAAAAACTGATCCGCCAGACCATCAAAAAAGTAATGATTAAAAAACCCAGCAACGTGGAATTCAACATGAGCCCTACTCATGTAACCGTAGAGGCCGACATTCCCAAACAGGTGGTTCAGGATACCCCAGAGCTTGCCCTGCTTTTACGGGCAACAATTGCACCCGTTAAAGATGGGGCCACCGAGGCTGAGGTCCTTGTACATGCCATCAACCTACCTGGTCACGCCCCCATCATCATTCACAGCGTTAGCCCGGAAAAAATAAAAATTAAAAAGTAACAGCTCACGTTAACTCTTTACTCATTTGAGAAGCACCTAAAAAAATCTCATGAAAAAACTCTTTGGAACCGACGGTGTACGCGGGGTCGCCAATATTTACCCCATGACCTCAGAGATCGCGATGCAGATTGGCCGCGCCATCGCTTTTATCGTTAAAAATCAGGTAAAGGGCAACACCATCATCATTGGTAAAGACACGCGCCTATCGGGATACATGATCGAAAACGCTCTGGCGGCCGGTATTTGCTCCATGGGGGTCAATGTCCAGCTTGTCGGGCCCCTGCCAACACCGGGCATTGCCTTTATCACCACCTCCATGCGAGCTGATGCCGGGGTTGTTATCTCCGCTTCACACAACCCTTTTCAGGACAACGGAATCAAAATATTCTCTGCAGATGGATACAAACTTCCTGACCAGCAGGAAGCGGATATTGAAGACCTGATCTTTTCGCAAAAGATGGCGGCCCTGCGACCGGTGGCCGATGAGATCGGTAAGGCATCCCGTATTGAGGATGCCACAGGCCGCTATATTGTTTACCTCAAGAACACCTTCCCTAAAAACTATGTGCTCGATGACTTTCATATCGTGCTCGATTGCGCCCACGGAGCCACATACCGGGTTGCACCCCACGTCTTTGCCGAATTGGGAGCAAAAGTAACGGTGATAGGTGCCGAACCCGACGGGAAAAATATCAATCATGAGTGTGGAGCACTCCACCCTGAGGTGATGGCAGAAAAGGTCAAACAGCTGGGGGCCGATATCGGCCTTGCCCTGGATGGCGATGGCGACCGCTTAATTGTCTGCGACGAACAGGGCACAATCGTGGATGGTGATCATATCATGGCTATCTGCGCCAGCGAACTCATGGCTCGGCGCAAACTGAAGAAAAAAACCCTGGTGGCCACGGTCATGTCCAATATGGGGCTTGAGCAGGCCATGCAGGCCATGGGCGGGCAGATGATTCGTACCCAGGTGGGAGATCGCTATGTGGTCGAGGCCATGCGAAACAAGGGGTATAATTTTGGAGGCGAGCAGTCTGGCCATCTGGTCTTTCTTGACCACAACACCACGGGAGATGGTATTCTTGCGGGGTTACAACTCCTTGCCATCATGATCAAGCGTAAGAAGCCCCTCTCAGAGCTGGCCACCATCATGACCACCTTTCCCCAGGTGCTCAAAAATGTGCGCATGGCCAGCAAGATTGAACCAGCACTGATTCCAGGATTTGAAGAAGCGCTGGCAAAGGCTGAGAAGTCGCTGGGATCGCGTGGCCGCATTCTGGTCCGCCCCTCTGGAACCGAACCGGTGATTCGAGTGATGACTGAGGGGGAAGATGAGCAAGAGATCACCACCATTGCCAACGATCTCTGCGAGGTGATACGTAAGGTCGATCGGGGATGAGTTTGTTTTGGTTTCACGGTGGGCACAAACTACGTGCCCACCGTACACAACAGGGAAATTTGAGTTAGGAAAGACTTACTTCCCGGTCGCCTGAGCCATCGCTTTTTTAAAGGCCTCAGCTGAGGCGGCGATCACCTTCTCATCGACACAGAAGGCCAGGCGAATGTATCCGGCCATACCAAAACCACGACCTGGTACAGCCAGAATCTTGTTGTCTGCCAGGATCTTGCAAAATTCAACATCATCAATGGGTGTCTTCGGAAAGAGGTAAAAAGCCCCCTTGGGACGCACATAGCTCATCCCTGCCTCGTCCAGCACCTTGCAAAACACCTCCAGCCTCCGGGCGTAGATAGCGTTGTCGGCCGATACATCCTGCAGCTGGGCCACGGCCCGTTGCATCAGGGCTGGAGCGTTAACAAAGCCGAGAATACGGTTCGCAAGCGTCAAAGCGCCGAGCACCTCGTTTTTCTCTGGCATCTCGGGATGGACAGCCAGATAACCGATACGCTCACCCGGCAGGGACAACTCTTTTGAATAAGAGGAGGCGATGATCGCATTTTTCGTGGTATTCATCAGCGGTGGTACCACCGTGTCATCAAAGACGATATTGCGGTAGGGCTCATCGGAGACCATGTAGATGGAGGTACCGAATTTTTCCCCCGCCTGGTCCAGCAACTTTCCAAGAGCCTGGAGCGCTTCTGCGGGATAGACCTGCCCGGTGGGATTGTTGGGGTTATTGATCAACACCACCTTGGTCTTTTCACTCAATCCCGCCTCAATAGCCCCCAGGTCCAGGTTAAAGTTCTCATCCGTGTTAACGACCTTGGGCACACCACCATGGTTATCGATATAAAAATTATACTCGACAAAATACGGTGCGAGAATCATGACCTCATCGCCGGGGTTGAGCAGCGCCTTGAAAATGACGTTCAGGCCACCAGCTGCGCCACAGGTCATGAGGATATCGTTGATATCAAAGGTTACCCCCTGCTCGCCCCCCAGACGTTTTGCCAAAGCTTCACGGGTTTTAGGATAGCCTGCATTGGGCATATAGCCATGAATGCCCGGTTGCTCGTCCTGGGCTAACTCCCGCAAAACAGTATAAAACTTGGCAGGCGGAGGCACATCAGGATTACCGATGCTGAAATCAAAGACATTCTCTGCGCCGAATTCTGCCTTCATTCTCGCGCCTTCCTCAAACATTTTACGAATCCAGGAGGAATTTTTCGCAAATGTCTGCATCTTCTTAGCTACACCGCTCATAGCATGCCTCTTTTTTAGGGATGGTTTATTATGTGATGACAGTTAATTGTCAACTGACGTACTGTTTGTCGCGGGCATGGCCCACTCCTACAGTTCATGCACTCTGCCCGTTTACAAAGAATGGTAGCGTACAGGAGCCTGCTACGAATTCATCTTTTTCTCAAAATAGCCATAGGCTACGTTGATTTCCTTCATTTTTTCTTCCGCTACCTTTTTAAACTCTTCGCCCAGATGGCCAACCTTATCCGGATGATACTGCATGGAAAGCTTGCGATAAGCCTTTTTAATCGCGGCAAAATCAGCCCCTGGCTCCAATCCGAGCACAGCGTAGTACTGCTCTTCCTGGCCGGCTGTATTTGCTGCCTGCTGACGCTGCCCATAGCGATACTTTGATTCGATAGTGCGCTGGTCATAAGCCGATATCTGGAGTAACTGGGCAATCTCACGGGCCATGCGCAGTTCGTTTTCGGGCGGGGGCTGCTTGGTATAGATGATCTGATAAATCAGCTCAAGCAGGATTAAGCGTGGCTCATAGGCAAAGCTCGTTCGGAACTCATCCAAAAGCTGACGCAGCTCCGTGGTATTATCTCGAGCTTCCTTGGTCAGCTGCTTGACCCAGTACATTTGATCCTGATTGTAGCGCAGGTTGTACTGAAAAAAATTAAGAATGGCATTGAGCTCTGCACGGGTGAAATGTCCATCTGCCTGGGCAATCTTCACCAGAATATTGACCAAAAGATAGACGAAACGATTATGGCTTTCGCTCTGAGAGGCCTCGTAGGTAGAGACCTTACGCCGGACATAATAGGAGAATCCCCAGAAGGCGGCGATGAGTACAAGAATGCCAGCAAAGCCCGAATAAATAAGAAAACCAAAGAGATTGAGCAGCCCCTGGGCACCGCCAGTCAATAAGGCAAAGAGGGCCAGCAGAAGCAGACAGCCTCCACAGCCGGGTTGATTATGTTGTCTGTATTCCATGGTGGTCTATATACAAAATCGCAGCCGGCTTTTGTACCGGCTGCGAGTGTGAGTGAAGTAAGATGGGGGAAGAATCCCCAGGTGTGTCAGTGATCCTGCTCGGCAAAGAGCGCATCAACGAATTCCCGTGCCTCAAAATCTCGCAAATCGTCAATCTGTTCGCCGATACCAATAAAACGAACCGGAATGCCGAGCTCTTGGCAGACGTTGGCCACAATACCACCCTTGGCGGTTCCGTCAAGCTTGGTCAGGGCTAAACCACTAACACCGACGGCCTCATGAAACATTTTTGCCTGGGCAATGCCATTCTGCCCGGTGGTTGCATCCAGGACCAACATGATCTCATGGGGGGCCCCTTCTATTTTTTTACCGATGACCCGTTTGATTTTTTTGAGTTCTTCCATCAAGTTAATACTGGTATGCAGTCGCCCTGCAGTATCAACAATCACCACATCGTAGTTATGGGCGGCACCGTATTCCATACCATCATACACAACGGATGAGGGATCAGCACCGGGCTTTTGAGCTATAACCTCAGTCCCCACACGCTCTCCCCAGATACGGAGCTGATTGATGGCTGCTGCACGAAAGGTATCACCGGCAACCAGCAGCACCGATTGTCCCGAACGGGCAAATTTGGCTGCAACCTTACCAATCGTTGTTGTTTTCCCGACCCCGTTGACCCCCACCACCATAATGACAAACGGCCCATCTTCTGGCATAACCAGCTCTGCAGGTTGCTCAGAGGCCTTGATATAGGTGAGAATTTCATCACGAATGATACTTTTCAGCGCCTGGGGGTCGCTGAGCTGGTCCCGTTTGACCTTTTTTCGAGCTCTATCTATTAAATCCAGCGTGGTGCCGACACCGAGATCGGCGGTAATGAGAATTTCTTCCAGCTGATCAAAAAGGTCCTGATCGATCTCTTTTTTGCCCAGAAAGAGACTGTCAATACGATAAACAAAGGCATCACGGGTCTTGCCCAAGCGATCACGCAGCCGAGAAAACATCGACTTGGCAACCGGTTTAGCCTGAGTCTTCTCCGCAAGCGGACTCGCCGGTACAATCTCTCGTTCTCCACCGGTTTCATCGCGAAGTACCAGAGGAGCTCCCCCTTTCGTCTCTTGTGCCTGGTCGACGGCCGCCTCAATCTCGGCTAAAGGACTCTGCTCCTCTTTTCCTTCGGCTCCAGAGTCCTGAACATTTTCCTCAGGAGTCAATTCCTCTGTAGAGGGATAACGTTCAGCGGCCGATTCTGCCACAACTTCTTCTGGTAGAGACTCTGGAGAGCTTGCCTGCTCTCTTTCAACAGCAGACTCAATTGGCTCTGGCTCTGGCTCTGGCTCTGGCTCTGGCTCTGGCTCTGGCTCTGGAGCGGCATCTTGTATCTCGCCCTCGTCTGTAAAGGAAAATGCCTGTTGGGGAGAAACCTGCAACAGTGGATTTGTATCCTCTTCAGTTGCCTCAGCTTCTTGAACTACAGGTTGCTCCTGAGCCGTTGCATCAAGTGGTTCGGCTCCAGAGGATTCTCTGACTTGCTCCGCAACGGGATCTCTATCAACAGAAAGTTCCTTCTCCTCCCCCTCATCGACTCCAAGGGACTCAAGAGGAGCCGCTTCCTCTTGGGGCTGATTTTTTCCGAATGTTTTCTTAAACCAGCCCAGCATCAGCCCTGCGCCTCAGCTTTTTCCATAACAAACTCCAGTGCCTCTTTAATCGTATGAGGGTAATGAAATATAACCCCTTCACGAATATCTTCTGGTATTTCGAGCACATCCTTTTCATTCAATGGTGGTAAAGCGAGTTCACGAATACCAGCACGCAATGCTGCCAGTACCTTTTCTCCAA
Coding sequences within it:
- a CDS encoding pyridoxal phosphate-dependent aminotransferase gives rise to the protein MSGVAKKMQTFAKNSSWIRKMFEEGARMKAEFGAENVFDFSIGNPDVPPPAKFYTVLRELAQDEQPGIHGYMPNAGYPKTREALAKRLGGEQGVTFDINDILMTCGAAGGLNVIFKALLNPGDEVMILAPYFVEYNFYIDNHGGVPKVVNTDENFNLDLGAIEAGLSEKTKVVLINNPNNPTGQVYPAEALQALGKLLDQAGEKFGTSIYMVSDEPYRNIVFDDTVVPPLMNTTKNAIIASSYSKELSLPGERIGYLAVHPEMPEKNEVLGALTLANRILGFVNAPALMQRAVAQLQDVSADNAIYARRLEVFCKVLDEAGMSYVRPKGAFYLFPKTPIDDVEFCKILADNKILAVPGRGFGMAGYIRLAFCVDEKVIAASAEAFKKAMAQATGK
- a CDS encoding CdaR family protein — its product is MPDIRTLSRDWLLKLLALIIGASLWYFVVGEDRVDLIVTMPLEIRNLPTDLVIANQYKKDIELAISGPRRLIQEMRQQNISLPIDLSLAKPGAMVIQNEAESIPLPQGISVQRVQPATITLLIDQLIQKKFTIEPVTTGHVSEDFNLESLRLTPPAITVTGPKSTLDKEQGLRTFPIDLSGLDHTSTLQVHLDLNESLVNLIGETVIEVNVALQEKLIRQTIKKVMIKKPSNVEFNMSPTHVTVEADIPKQVVQDTPELALLLRATIAPVKDGATEAEVLVHAINLPGHAPIIIHSVSPEKIKIKK
- a CDS encoding DnaJ domain-containing protein — its product is MEYRQHNQPGCGGCLLLLALFALLTGGAQGLLNLFGFLIYSGFAGILVLIAAFWGFSYYVRRKVSTYEASQSESHNRFVYLLVNILVKIAQADGHFTRAELNAILNFFQYNLRYNQDQMYWVKQLTKEARDNTTELRQLLDEFRTSFAYEPRLILLELIYQIIYTKQPPPENELRMAREIAQLLQISAYDQRTIESKYRYGQRQQAANTAGQEEQYYAVLGLEPGADFAAIKKAYRKLSMQYHPDKVGHLGEEFKKVAEEKMKEINVAYGYFEKKMNS
- the ftsY gene encoding signal recognition particle-docking protein FtsY; its protein translation is MLGWFKKTFGKNQPQEEAAPLESLGVDEGEEKELSVDRDPVAEQVRESSGAEPLDATAQEQPVVQEAEATEEDTNPLLQVSPQQAFSFTDEGEIQDAAPEPEPEPEPEPEPEPEPIESAVEREQASSPESLPEEVVAESAAERYPSTEELTPEENVQDSGAEGKEEQSPLAEIEAAVDQAQETKGGAPLVLRDETGGEREIVPASPLAEKTQAKPVAKSMFSRLRDRLGKTRDAFVYRIDSLFLGKKEIDQDLFDQLEEILITADLGVGTTLDLIDRARKKVKRDQLSDPQALKSIIRDEILTYIKASEQPAELVMPEDGPFVIMVVGVNGVGKTTTIGKVAAKFARSGQSVLLVAGDTFRAAAINQLRIWGERVGTEVIAQKPGADPSSVVYDGMEYGAAHNYDVVIVDTAGRLHTSINLMEELKKIKRVIGKKIEGAPHEIMLVLDATTGQNGIAQAKMFHEAVGVSGLALTKLDGTAKGGIVANVCQELGIPVRFIGIGEQIDDLRDFEAREFVDALFAEQDH
- a CDS encoding nitroreductase family protein, with product MISELVCKTRTVRRFQEEKSIASEVIHRLIDLARFGGSARNAQSLKYMVITDTSERDELFPLLAWAGYLPHWAGPEAGERPSAYIICLLDNTLQKGPETEAHFDLGIATQNMLLGAAEAGIYGCRIGAFSREKIKDRLSLPERYTPLLVVALGYPAEEVVIEEIGEDGDVRYWHDEHGVHHVPKRRLEVILLERSQFSNK
- the glmM gene encoding phosphoglucosamine mutase: MKKLFGTDGVRGVANIYPMTSEIAMQIGRAIAFIVKNQVKGNTIIIGKDTRLSGYMIENALAAGICSMGVNVQLVGPLPTPGIAFITTSMRADAGVVISASHNPFQDNGIKIFSADGYKLPDQQEADIEDLIFSQKMAALRPVADEIGKASRIEDATGRYIVYLKNTFPKNYVLDDFHIVLDCAHGATYRVAPHVFAELGAKVTVIGAEPDGKNINHECGALHPEVMAEKVKQLGADIGLALDGDGDRLIVCDEQGTIVDGDHIMAICASELMARRKLKKKTLVATVMSNMGLEQAMQAMGGQMIRTQVGDRYVVEAMRNKGYNFGGEQSGHLVFLDHNTTGDGILAGLQLLAIMIKRKKPLSELATIMTTFPQVLKNVRMASKIEPALIPGFEEALAKAEKSLGSRGRILVRPSGTEPVIRVMTEGEDEQEITTIANDLCEVIRKVDRG
- a CDS encoding PGPGW domain-containing protein, giving the protein MLEILGLFSLCTFVLSILAVPWIIGRLPVDYFVSNWQRSTQQPRQHLGMGLLRLVLRNIVGVLLLLAGFVMLFLPGQGILTMIIGLCLIDFPGKRQLLQGIVSRVTVQQGLNWVRRKKGKAAFEFF
- the cdaA gene encoding diadenylate cyclase CdaA; the encoded protein is MFDALQSIRMLDIFDILIVSFIIYRIILLIRGTRAVQMLVGIALIIIIYFFSGKFELQTLHWLLKNFLGSILVVIVILFQTDIRRALTQMGRSPFHAPGKVGDREVEELIRAASFMARRRIGALLVIERDNGLRDYLDSGHRLDALLKAELLMAIFLSASPMHDGAVIISKGKIHSAGCLLPLSRNPAINKRYGTRHRAALGLSEESDAVIIVVSEETQEISLVQEGEITSYHDEKYLTNALNALFAHPMKQSLLTRLLGRRG